A single window of Nicotiana sylvestris chromosome 5, ASM39365v2, whole genome shotgun sequence DNA harbors:
- the LOC138868783 gene encoding uncharacterized protein, with the protein MLNPIEPKLPNPPPRNLDHSMSCKYCSGAPGHDIEKCWQLKTAIQELIDTSRIEVQAPEAPNINQNPLPAYHKTNMIEIVHKVGKPKKPSQTIMMIRASEVRPGEKSTSEKLVIRLSGANSEPSVVVKKGFLSRVAVKQEKAKVVVPGMANKPVIIMEGARIDTLRKTPAQISLLSLLIQSDEHRWALMKILNEAHIPNKILVNHLEKIANKIFEVNRVTFSDDELPMEGTDHNRVLYLTVKCEDSVVTRVLIDNGSNGNIFPLSTLNNLKVRMREFTRIVSAFEDLMVEAKIQSEIVEHREDNRCAHSDAIVPFIEVEDDKGPRVYQVFDTVPFEKFLRENVFQFQRPSTRKRPVTMVPSSVVDVDGDLIEMFERIFADVNMLEVGEGSSKVDVQFYVPSVWMYKPCYLCAKHEIGSFVDCYAGYYQILMDEEDVQKTSFITPWGTYCYRVMPFGLKNAGATYMRAIMTIFHSMIHREIEVYVDDVIIKSKKQSDHVGDLRKFLQRLRRWIDECQEAFDKIKGYLSNPPVLVPPEPGRPLILYLTVLDNSFGCVLGQHDITGRKEQAIYYLSKKFTSYEVKYTHFERICCTLTWVAQKLKHYLSSYTTYLISRLDLLKYIYQKPMPTGRLAKWKILLTEFDIVYVTRTVMKAQALADHLAENLVDEGYEPLKTYFTDDEVMHIGEVEQVEKPGWKLFFDGADNMKGIGIGAVLISETRHHYPVTAQLRFYCTNNMAEYEACILGLSLAVDMGVQEVLVLGDSDLLVHQIQGEWETLDLKLTSHRQCLHDLCQRFRPVEFRHIPRIHNEVVDALATFASMLHHPDKAYVDP; encoded by the exons atgctaaATCCAATtgagccaaaactgccaaatcctcccccgagaaATCTTGATCACTCTATGAGTTgcaaatattgttctggtgctccggggcacgacatagagaaatgctggcaattgaaaacagctattcaagagctcattgataccagccggattgaggtccaagctccggaggcgcccaatatcaaccagaatccgttgCCGGCCTATCAtaagacaaatatgatcgagatagtgcataaggtagggaagcccaagaagccttcacagaccatcatgatgattcgagCCAGCGAGGTCAGGCCGggtgaaaagtcaacaagtgagaagttagtgatcaggttgagcggggcaaatagtgaaccatctgtggtagtcaaGAAAGGGTTTTTAAGTCGTGTTGCAGTGAaacaagaaaaagcaaaagtggtGGTGCCAGGGATGGCGAACAAGCCTGTCATAATTATGGAGGGTGCTCGCATAGATACT ttgaggaagacacctgctcagatttcactattatcattattgatccaaTCAGACGAGCATCGttgggctttgatgaaaatcctgaatgaggcccatatTCCTAacaaaatcttagtaaaccacttggaaaagatagctaacaagatatttgaggtaaacagagtcactttttctgatgatgagttgcccatggagggcaCTGATCACAATAGAGTCCTCTATCTTacggtgaagtgtgaagattccgtggttactcgagtattgattgacaatggttccaatggcaacattttccctctctccacCTTAAATAACTTGAAAGTGCGGATgagagaattcacaagaatagtatctgcgttcgAGGATTTGATGGTGGAGGCAAAGATTCAGTCG gAAATAGTTGAGCACCGTGAGGATAATCGGTGTGCTCatagtgatgccattgtgccattcattgaggTTGAGGACGACAAGGGGCCAAGGGTCTATCAGGTCTTTGACACAGTGCCATTTGAGAAATTCCTGAGGGAAAATGTGTTCCAGTTCCAAAG gcctagtaccagaaagcgcccagtgacgatggttcccagttcagtggttgatgtggatggagatttgattgaAATGTTCGAGAGAatattcgccgatgtgaacatgttggaagttggagagggttcgagtaaagtggatgtgca attctatgttccatccgtttggatgtataaaccttgttatctttgcgccaaacatgagattgggtcttttgtggattgctatgcgggctattatcagatcttaatggatgaggaagatgtacAAAAGACGTcattcattacaccatggggtacgtactgctatcgggtcatgccattcggtttgaaaaatgctggggcaacttacatgagggcgatcATGACCATATTTCACAGCATGATAcatagggagatcgaggtttatgtggacgatgtgatcataaagtccaaaaagcagtctgaccacgtcggagatctgaggaagttcctccaaaggctccgcag GTGgatagatgagtgtcaagaagcatttgataagataaaggggtacttgtcaaacccacctgtgttggtcccgccagaaccggggagacctttgattctgtatttgacggttttggacaattcattcggttgCGTATTGGgccagcatgacatcaccggtaggaaggagcaggctatatattatctcagcaagaagttcacatcttatgaagTTAAGTACACTCACTTTGAGAGGatatgttgcaccctaacttgggtagcacagaagttgaagcattatttgtcatcttacaccacttacctcatctctcgcttggatctgTTGAAGTATATCtatcagaagcctatgcccacagggaggctcgcaaaatGGAAGATCTTACtaacagaattcgacatcgtctatgtgactcggactgtgatgaaagcacaagcattggcggaccatttggccgagaacctggTGGATGAAggatatgaacctttgaaaacttacttCACTGAtgatgaggtgatgcacattggtGAGGTGGAACAGGTcgaaaagccaggatggaaacttttcttcgacGGGGCTGATAACATGAAAGGCATTGgtataggagcagtacttatttctgaaacaaggcatcactaccctgttacggctcagcttcgtttctactgtactaacaacatggctgagtatgaggcatgtatCCTGGGTTTGAGtttagctgtagacatgggtgtccaggaagtcttggtcttgggggactcggaccttctggtgcaccaaattcaaggagaatgggagacactGGATTTAAAACTTACATCGCACcggcaatgtttacatgatctttgtcaacggtttcggccagtagagttcaggcatattccaaggatccataatgaggttgttgaTGCTTTAGCTACCTtcgcgtcaatgttacatcatccagataaggcctatgttgacCCGTAG